One window from the genome of Echinicola vietnamensis DSM 17526 encodes:
- a CDS encoding NEW3 domain-containing protein, translated as MSVDSVNLERPFLGIHPFVVLLFLVFCLASPIASAQESTKAPSFSARLINMEAPVNETFRYQATLKNGSSASRYTLDAKAPKGWRVKFKVSGKQVTSLQMDPEKSENISIEVHPAYGAKPDQYDIPVYAVGEDSLSLNLEAVVEGSFALELTTPSGRLSGEVTEGKSKQVNLQVKNTGSLALEEISLSSRTPPKWEATFSPSTIERLAPGKSTDVVATITIPDKTLPGDYVTKFTAKASETSSDASYRMTVTTSLLSGWVGMLVILMAIGLVYLLIRKFGRR; from the coding sequence ATGTCAGTAGATAGTGTTAACCTAGAGAGGCCCTTTTTGGGCATTCACCCATTCGTAGTTTTATTGTTTTTGGTTTTTTGCTTGGCATCACCCATTGCCTCAGCACAGGAGTCCACCAAAGCTCCTTCATTTTCGGCCCGTTTGATAAACATGGAAGCTCCGGTAAATGAGACTTTCCGGTATCAGGCCACCTTAAAGAACGGCTCCTCCGCTTCCCGTTATACCTTGGATGCCAAGGCTCCAAAGGGCTGGCGGGTAAAATTCAAGGTCAGCGGCAAACAGGTCACCTCCCTGCAAATGGATCCGGAAAAATCCGAGAACATCTCCATTGAGGTCCATCCCGCCTATGGGGCAAAGCCGGATCAGTACGACATTCCTGTTTATGCGGTCGGAGAGGACTCCCTTTCCCTAAACCTGGAAGCCGTGGTAGAGGGATCGTTTGCCTTGGAGCTTACCACGCCATCCGGAAGGTTAAGTGGTGAAGTGACGGAAGGAAAAAGCAAACAGGTCAACTTGCAGGTCAAAAATACCGGTTCGCTGGCCCTTGAGGAAATATCCCTTTCTTCCAGAACTCCGCCCAAGTGGGAAGCGACTTTTTCACCATCCACCATTGAGCGGTTAGCGCCCGGCAAATCCACCGATGTGGTGGCGACCATCACCATTCCCGATAAAACGCTGCCCGGGGATTACGTGACCAAGTTTACGGCCAAGGCCTCCGAAACCAGCAGTGATGCATCTTACCGTATGACCGTGACCACATCACTGCTGTCAGGTTGGGTCGGTATGCTCGTCATCCTGATGGCCATCGGTCTCGTCTATTTGCTGATCCGGAAATTTGGAAGAAGATAA
- a CDS encoding ABC transporter ATP-binding protein gives MDNPIIKLSGLTKNYGAFQAVKGLNLEIGKGEIFGLLGPNGAGKTTTILMMMGLTEPTSGMAQVCGVNATTHPIMVKQKVGYMPDSVGFYDNMTAMENLMYIGELNGIPRNEIQSRALATLETVGLTGKAVDKKTRAYSRGMKQRLGLAEVLIKEPEVVVLDEPTLGIDPSGVKEFLSLISSLSRERGLTVLLSSHHLYQVQQVCDRVGIFVKGELLGEGSIHALSHKLFAQEGHGVKITLAENLEKPWKHKEDMLNLPHVQGVTLKGNVLEMVSAADVTPDAVRFMVEKGYAVTGVHKREYGLEDIYQMYFDHQKIEDKLP, from the coding sequence ATGGACAATCCAATCATTAAACTGAGCGGCCTGACCAAAAATTACGGGGCATTCCAAGCGGTCAAGGGACTGAACCTGGAAATTGGCAAAGGTGAAATTTTCGGACTGCTCGGCCCCAATGGTGCAGGCAAGACGACCACCATCCTGATGATGATGGGGCTCACCGAGCCCACTTCCGGGATGGCCCAAGTATGCGGTGTCAATGCCACCACCCATCCGATCATGGTAAAGCAAAAGGTTGGGTACATGCCCGATAGCGTGGGATTTTATGATAACATGACGGCCATGGAAAACCTCATGTATATCGGAGAGCTGAATGGCATTCCCCGAAACGAAATCCAGTCCCGCGCACTGGCAACCTTGGAAACGGTAGGCCTCACCGGGAAGGCGGTCGACAAAAAGACCCGGGCGTATTCCCGCGGCATGAAACAGCGGCTGGGCTTGGCGGAGGTGCTGATCAAAGAGCCTGAAGTAGTGGTCTTGGATGAACCGACATTGGGGATCGATCCCAGTGGGGTAAAAGAATTCCTGTCACTGATATCCTCCCTGAGCAGGGAAAGGGGACTAACGGTATTGCTCTCCAGCCATCACCTGTACCAGGTCCAGCAGGTATGTGACCGGGTGGGGATTTTTGTGAAGGGCGAGCTGTTGGGAGAGGGGAGCATTCATGCGCTTTCCCATAAATTGTTTGCCCAAGAGGGACATGGCGTAAAGATCACCTTGGCCGAAAACCTGGAGAAGCCCTGGAAGCATAAAGAAGACATGCTGAACCTTCCCCATGTACAAGGGGTGACCCTGAAGGGAAATGTGCTGGAGATGGTCAGTGCAGCAGATGTCACTCCAGATGCTGTGCGCTTTATGGTGGAGAAAGGCTATGCGGTCACTGGAGTGCATAAACGGGAATATGGGCTGGAGGATATTTACCAAATGTATTTTGATCACCAAAAAATAGAGGATAAACTACCATGA